From one Streptomyces chromofuscus genomic stretch:
- a CDS encoding hydrolase, with translation MALNHELANTGIVATPTPSADLLTPDNSVFLFVDHQPQMFFGVGSGDRTAIVNATVGLAKTAKAFDIPVILSTVAAETFSGPLIPQLAEVFPEQPVIDRSTMNPWEDGTFIDAVNATGRKKIVLSGLWTEVCVVLPTLSALAQGYEVYVVADACGGMTPEAHAHALQRMAKAGACTVDWIPVLLELQRDWARTETYDAVVDIAKEHDGAYGLGLVYAQKFIGANAAG, from the coding sequence ATGGCTCTGAATCACGAGCTCGCCAACACCGGGATCGTTGCCACCCCGACCCCGAGCGCAGACCTTCTGACCCCGGACAACTCGGTGTTCCTGTTCGTCGACCACCAGCCGCAGATGTTTTTCGGCGTCGGCAGCGGCGACCGGACGGCGATCGTGAATGCCACCGTCGGACTGGCCAAGACCGCCAAGGCGTTCGACATCCCGGTCATTCTGAGCACCGTTGCGGCGGAGACCTTCTCCGGTCCCCTCATCCCCCAGCTCGCCGAGGTCTTCCCCGAGCAGCCGGTCATCGACCGCTCCACGATGAATCCTTGGGAGGACGGCACCTTCATCGATGCGGTCAATGCCACCGGCCGCAAGAAGATCGTCCTGTCGGGCCTGTGGACGGAGGTGTGCGTGGTCCTGCCCACCCTCTCCGCGCTTGCCCAGGGTTACGAGGTGTACGTCGTCGCCGACGCCTGCGGCGGTATGACGCCCGAGGCCCACGCACACGCTCTCCAGCGCATGGCCAAGGCCGGCGCCTGCACCGTCGACTGGATCCCGGTCCTGCTGGAGCTGCAGCGGGACTGGGCCCGCACCGAGACGTACGACGCCGTCGTCGACATCGCCAAGGAGCACGACGGCGCCTACGGCCTCGGACTCGTCTACGCGCAGAAGTTCATCGGCGCCAACGCCGCAGGCTGA
- a CDS encoding SDR family oxidoreductase yields the protein MRFTVLGGSGLIGSQVVQRLTEAGHDVVSASLSTGVDVIGDKGLKEAVEGSEVVINLTNSPVFDESSIGFFETAMTNIGAAAKAAGVGHHVIVSIVGVDQVPELAYYRAKALQENILRDGPTPYTIVRATQFYEFVGAIMSWTTEGDTVRLPSTPVQPMASADVATAVVKAATGDPVQGIRNIAGPEVHPLDELGRITLAARPDGRHVVTDEEAGMFAVTRRSVLLAPEDAELATTRYEDWLQRQP from the coding sequence ATGAGGTTCACAGTGCTGGGGGGAAGCGGTCTTATCGGGTCGCAGGTGGTCCAGCGGTTGACAGAGGCCGGCCACGACGTCGTGTCCGCATCCCTTTCCACCGGAGTCGACGTGATCGGCGACAAGGGCCTGAAGGAGGCCGTGGAGGGTTCCGAGGTGGTGATCAACCTGACGAACTCCCCGGTGTTCGACGAATCCTCCATCGGCTTCTTCGAAACCGCGATGACCAACATCGGAGCGGCAGCGAAGGCGGCCGGCGTGGGCCATCATGTGATCGTCTCGATCGTCGGCGTGGACCAGGTGCCCGAGCTCGCCTACTACCGGGCCAAGGCCCTCCAGGAGAACATCCTCCGGGACGGGCCGACGCCGTACACGATCGTGCGTGCTACGCAGTTCTACGAGTTCGTCGGCGCGATCATGTCCTGGACGACCGAGGGTGACACCGTTCGGCTGCCCTCCACGCCCGTGCAGCCGATGGCTTCCGCCGACGTCGCCACGGCGGTCGTGAAGGCCGCCACGGGCGATCCGGTGCAGGGCATCCGCAACATCGCCGGGCCCGAGGTGCACCCGCTCGACGAACTGGGCCGGATCACGCTGGCGGCCCGCCCCGACGGCCGCCATGTGGTCACGGACGAAGAGGCCGGCATGTTCGCCGTGACCCGCAGAAGCGTGCTGCTGGCGCCGGAGGACGCCGAACTTGCCACCACACGCTACGAGGACTGGCTTCAGCGTCAGCCCTAG
- a CDS encoding YoaK family protein: protein MNSTPGTHGPRFGLVHGDRLPVALTALTVVTGLIDAISYLGLGQVFTANMTGNVVIIGFAAAGAPGFSLLASLVSLAAFLGGAVVAGRLELALRQRPRHRWVGISLAAEAVLLLTAAAVAFAVPHQARYPLIVLTAVAMGIRNGTVRKLAVPDMTTTVLTLTVTGLASDSSLAGGPNPRVARRVIAVLAILAGALLGAWLVLHHGLGWPLLISAVSVAATALALLRDPAGEPRSA, encoded by the coding sequence GTGAACAGCACCCCCGGCACCCACGGTCCCAGGTTCGGACTCGTTCACGGCGATCGACTGCCCGTCGCGCTCACCGCACTCACCGTCGTCACCGGACTCATCGACGCGATCAGCTATCTCGGACTCGGCCAGGTCTTCACCGCGAACATGACCGGCAACGTCGTCATCATCGGGTTCGCAGCGGCCGGGGCACCGGGCTTCTCGCTCCTTGCCTCCCTGGTCTCCCTCGCGGCGTTCCTCGGTGGAGCGGTCGTCGCCGGCCGCCTGGAACTGGCCTTGCGGCAGCGTCCTCGCCACCGCTGGGTCGGCATCTCGCTGGCCGCCGAGGCAGTGCTCCTGCTCACGGCCGCGGCCGTGGCGTTCGCCGTCCCGCACCAGGCGCGCTATCCGCTGATCGTCCTGACGGCGGTGGCCATGGGCATACGCAACGGCACCGTACGCAAGCTGGCGGTCCCCGACATGACCACCACCGTGCTCACCCTCACCGTCACCGGACTGGCCTCCGACTCCTCGCTCGCGGGCGGCCCCAATCCCCGGGTTGCCCGCCGCGTGATCGCGGTCCTCGCCATACTCGCCGGCGCCCTGCTGGGGGCCTGGCTCGTGCTGCATCACGGACTGGGCTGGCCCCTGCTGATCAGCGCCGTGAGCGTCGCGGCCACGGCCCTCGCCCTCCTCCGCGATCCCGCTGGGGAACCCCGCAGCGCCTGA